In the genome of Streptomyces sp. Tu 3180, the window CCGTCGGCTTCGTGCCGCCGGTGACGCGCGAGGAGATCCGGCCCGAGCTGGTGCGGCAGTTCGCGGCGATGGCGGAGGGGCGTTCCCGCCTCCTCGTCGGGCGCGACGAGGAGGGGCGGGTGGCCGCGACGGCGTTCCTCACCTTCAACACCCACCGCCTGATGACCCACTGGATCTGGCTCTACACGGTGATGCTCCACCCCCGCCACCAGGGCCGGGGCCACGGCCGTGACCTGCTGGCCGCCGCCGAGCGCGCCGCCCGCGGGTTCGACGGCATCCGGGCGATACGCCTCACCTGCCGCGGCGGCCTCGGCCTGGAGCGCTTCTACGCCTCCTGCGGCTACAAGGAGGTCGGCCGCGTCCCCGGCGCGATCCGGGTGGCCCCCGGCGACGAGCGGGACGACGTCATCATGCTGCTGCCGCTGACCTGAGGCGGCCCCGGGCCGCACCCCCCTGGAGGGCCGGCGGTCCGGGCGTGTTTCACTGGAGGCTGCCCCCGTGTCCCTTTGGGACGGTCTGGGGGGTGTTCCGGCCGGACGTAGGAAGAGTGGATGAGATGCTCCGCTACACGCTGATGCGCCTCGGGATCTTCGTGGGTTGCCTCGTGGCCGTCTGGGGCCTCGTCTACTCCGGCCTCGCCCCGCGCGGCCTCGGCGACTCCAACGGCCTGTGGGTCGTCCTGCTCGCGCTGGTGATCTCGGCCCCGATCAGCTTCGTCGCGCTCCGCAAGGAGCGGGACCGGGCCTCCGAGCGGATCGTGCAGCGGATGGACCGGGCCAAGGCCAACCTGGAGGCCAACCGCAACCAGGAGGACGTCGCCGACGACGCCGCCCGCACGCGGGGCCAGGCGCAGGGCCAGGCTTCGTAAGCTCCGTCACACCTCGCGTCACCTCCACGGCGCCCCGGTTTCCGAAATCCCCTGGAAACCAGGGCGCTTTGCGTTGTGCGGGTACTTTTCTCCCCGCGCCTGTCAAAGCAAGGCTTTGGGTGTCTCAAAGTTCAGGTGTTACGGTCTTCGGGTGAAGTCAGCAGCCGTGTTCCCCACGCCCCGGAGAGTTCCGCTCGTGGCGCGCCTGCACGTGGACCTCTGCCGGGTCACCTCCGCGAACTGTCGCCCCTGAGGCCTTCGCGAACCGCCGTCCCCCGGCGTCCCGCGACCCGCGCCCCACGTCACCTTCCTCACGCGTCCCCTTCATCGGAGCATGTCCGTGTCCACGAACACGAAGCCC includes:
- a CDS encoding DUF4229 domain-containing protein, yielding MLRYTLMRLGIFVGCLVAVWGLVYSGLAPRGLGDSNGLWVVLLALVISAPISFVALRKERDRASERIVQRMDRAKANLEANRNQEDVADDAARTRGQAQGQAS
- a CDS encoding GNAT family N-acetyltransferase, which codes for MPLTFTLDPAVTRELRDGILDLWTDVSNAGGAVGFVPPVTREEIRPELVRQFAAMAEGRSRLLVGRDEEGRVAATAFLTFNTHRLMTHWIWLYTVMLHPRHQGRGHGRDLLAAAERAARGFDGIRAIRLTCRGGLGLERFYASCGYKEVGRVPGAIRVAPGDERDDVIMLLPLT